A region from the Candidatus Thiothrix putei genome encodes:
- a CDS encoding thiopurine S-methyltransferase, with protein sequence MQADFWHERWEHQQIGFHQAEINSHLQAFWGQMRVPADSRIFVPLCGKSRDMLWLRSQNLLVTGVEISPIAVHDFFAENGLEPVVTQQGAFERWECDGLVILQGDFFDLSAADVADCAGVFDRASLIALPPDMRTRYAQHLTNILPTAVQILLITMEYDQREMKGPPFSVHEAEVRGFYEERYAVERLQALDVLADEPGFRQRGLTRLDEKVYVLTPR encoded by the coding sequence ATGCAGGCGGATTTTTGGCACGAACGTTGGGAACACCAGCAAATCGGATTTCACCAAGCGGAAATTAATAGCCACTTACAGGCATTCTGGGGGCAAATGCGCGTACCCGCCGATAGCCGCATTTTCGTACCATTGTGTGGCAAAAGCCGCGATATGCTGTGGTTGCGCTCGCAAAATTTGTTGGTAACGGGCGTGGAAATCAGCCCGATTGCGGTGCATGATTTTTTTGCAGAAAACGGTTTGGAGCCGGTCGTCACGCAACAAGGCGCGTTTGAGCGCTGGGAATGTGACGGGTTGGTGATTTTGCAGGGCGATTTTTTCGACCTGAGTGCGGCGGATGTGGCGGATTGTGCCGGTGTGTTTGACCGCGCTTCGCTGATCGCACTGCCACCCGATATGCGTACCCGCTATGCGCAACATTTGACGAATATTTTACCGACTGCGGTACAGATACTGTTGATTACGATGGAATACGACCAGCGTGAAATGAAAGGCCCGCCGTTTTCGGTGCATGAGGCGGAAGTGCGCGGTTTTTATGAAGAGCGCTACGCGGTGGAGCGTTTGCAGGCGCTGGATGTATTAGCGGATGAACCCGGTTTTCGCCAGCGCGGGCTGACCCGGCTGGATGAAAAAGTGTATGTGTTGACGCCGCGTTAA
- a CDS encoding NUDIX domain-containing protein — MRELREETRIKVPAPVLAGSIVKEQVFDDPYRSARGRTITHAFLIELKPDAHGLPKVKGGDDAQHAFWMPLGDLDPERLFEDHFQIIKTMIG, encoded by the coding sequence ATCCGCGAATTGCGTGAAGAAACCCGCATCAAAGTGCCAGCACCCGTGTTGGCGGGTTCGATTGTGAAAGAGCAAGTGTTTGACGATCCGTACCGTTCGGCACGTGGGCGCACCATTACCCATGCGTTTCTGATTGAACTTAAACCGGATGCGCATGGTTTGCCGAAAGTGAAAGGTGGCGATGATGCGCAACATGCTTTCTGGATGCCGCTGGGCGATCTCGATCCCGAACGGCTGTTTGAAGACCATTTCCAGATCATCAAAACGATGATTGGGTAA
- the yidD gene encoding membrane protein insertion efficiency factor YidD — protein MKYLLIAIIRFYQLFLSPLLGSNCRFYPTCSHYAKQAIEQHGALKGSWLAIRRIGRCNPWHEGGLDPVPEACECGKPHRKPSDQ, from the coding sequence ATGAAATACCTTTTAATCGCCATCATCCGCTTCTACCAATTGTTCCTCAGCCCGCTGCTGGGGAGCAATTGCCGTTTCTACCCCACCTGTTCGCATTACGCCAAGCAAGCCATCGAGCAACACGGCGCACTTAAAGGCAGTTGGCTCGCCATCCGGCGTATCGGGCGTTGCAACCCCTGGCACGAAGGAGGTCTTGACCCCGTTCCCGAAGCGTGTGAATGCGGCAAACCGCACCGCAAACCGTCTGATCAGTAG
- a CDS encoding sulfite exporter TauE/SafE family protein has product MEAWQYGAAVAVILLAYFIRGIAGFGSGLIAVPLLALFLPLTFVVPLILLLDFTASLVMGGLDLKRVQWREVGMLIPFSLIGVMVGTQLLVNLPLTPMLLILAAFIAVFAVRSLLNLKGEKPVSAWWAIPASFTGGTVGGLFGTGGPPYVIYLNHRIQDKTLLRATFSALFFIEGAVRIATFFIAGLLLAQTVWWNALFALPIMLGALWVGGHVHTGLTQTHMTRLIGVLLLLASVSLTLKALS; this is encoded by the coding sequence ATGGAAGCTTGGCAATACGGCGCTGCCGTGGCGGTTATCTTGCTGGCGTACTTCATTCGCGGCATTGCGGGCTTTGGGTCGGGCTTAATCGCCGTGCCATTGCTGGCGTTGTTTTTGCCGCTGACGTTTGTGGTGCCGCTGATTTTGCTGCTGGATTTCACTGCATCGCTGGTGATGGGTGGGCTGGATTTGAAACGGGTGCAATGGCGTGAAGTCGGCATGTTGATTCCGTTTAGCTTAATCGGGGTGATGGTCGGCACGCAATTGCTGGTGAATTTACCACTGACGCCGATGTTGCTGATCTTGGCGGCGTTTATTGCCGTGTTTGCGGTGCGCAGCTTGTTGAATTTGAAAGGTGAAAAGCCGGTGTCGGCCTGGTGGGCAATTCCGGCTTCGTTCACAGGTGGCACGGTCGGCGGGCTGTTTGGCACAGGCGGGCCGCCGTATGTGATTTATTTGAATCATCGGATTCAGGATAAAACGCTGTTGCGGGCAACATTTTCCGCGCTGTTTTTCATCGAAGGGGCGGTGCGGATTGCGACGTTTTTTATTGCCGGATTGTTGCTGGCGCAAACGGTGTGGTGGAATGCGTTGTTTGCCTTGCCCATTATGTTGGGGGCATTGTGGGTGGGCGGTCATGTGCACACGGGGTTGACGCAAACGCACATGACACGCCTGATTGGGGTGTTGTTGTTGCTGGCGAGCGTGTCGCTGACGCTCAAGGCGTTGAGCTAA
- a CDS encoding Dps family protein: MDINIGIPNDQRQAIADGLSRLLADTYTLYLKTHNYHWNVTGPMFNTLHLMFETQYNELALAVDLVAERIRALGYPAPGTYAAYSKLSSIKEEEGVPKAQDMIRNLVEGQEAVVRTARSIFPLVDAASDEPTADLLTQRMQIHEKNAWMLRSMLE, translated from the coding sequence ATGGACATCAATATCGGCATTCCCAACGACCAACGCCAGGCGATTGCTGATGGGCTTTCGCGCTTGCTCGCTGACACTTACACGCTTTACCTGAAAACCCATAACTACCACTGGAATGTGACCGGGCCGATGTTCAACACTCTGCACCTCATGTTCGAGACGCAATATAACGAACTGGCCTTAGCCGTCGATTTGGTGGCAGAACGTATCCGCGCCCTTGGCTACCCCGCACCGGGTACTTACGCGGCTTACAGCAAACTCTCCTCCATCAAGGAAGAAGAAGGCGTGCCGAAAGCGCAAGACATGATCCGCAATCTGGTGGAAGGTCAGGAAGCGGTGGTACGCACTGCCCGCAGCATTTTCCCACTGGTCGATGCTGCCAGTGACGAACCAACAGCGGATTTGTTGACCCAGCGGATGCAAATCCATGAAAAGAATGCGTGGATGTTACGCAGCATGTTGGAGTGA
- a CDS encoding ISAs1 family transposase produces MPNLPSSAISRLLEQLSVLEDPRQQAKVLYPLPEILLLGLAGSLAGADDVVEMVRWAKLNADFLRRYYPYARGFPSHDTVSDVFNALNAKLFSELFIRWTNSLSAGEADLLNIDGKTSRRSGGNGQNPLHLVSAWANQQNLVLGQEATDQKSNEITAIPALLRKLDIEGCLITIDAMGTQKAIAKQIVEAGGDYLLAVKDNQKTLAEDIALFFEKPPAGYVLDEDTQVEKDHGRLETRRCRICTDVAWLEQRQEWAGLASIICIESWVEKAGKSTYSIRHYICSLAMIAKAAQYAVRSHWAIENKLHWVLDVLMREDLARNRSNHGAHNLAILRHMGTNLLRNDKTNKHSLKVRRKQAGWSTDYLAQLLEQVM; encoded by the coding sequence ATGCCGAACTTGCCGTCCAGCGCTATCAGCCGCCTACTGGAACAGTTGTCAGTTTTAGAAGACCCACGCCAGCAAGCCAAAGTTCTCTACCCCCTACCTGAAATCCTATTGCTGGGTTTGGCAGGCAGCTTAGCAGGGGCAGACGATGTGGTGGAAATGGTGCGCTGGGCAAAGCTAAACGCGGATTTCCTGCGCCGCTATTATCCCTATGCACGGGGCTTTCCCAGCCATGACACGGTGAGTGACGTGTTCAACGCGCTGAATGCTAAGCTGTTTTCGGAACTGTTTATCCGTTGGACAAACAGCCTGTCCGCAGGGGAGGCTGACCTATTGAACATTGACGGCAAAACCTCACGGCGCAGTGGTGGCAACGGGCAGAACCCTCTGCACCTGGTGTCAGCGTGGGCAAACCAGCAAAATCTAGTGCTGGGGCAGGAAGCCACCGACCAGAAATCCAATGAAATCACTGCCATCCCCGCCTTGCTACGCAAGCTCGACATTGAAGGCTGCTTGATCACCATTGATGCGATGGGGACACAAAAGGCCATCGCCAAGCAAATCGTGGAAGCAGGCGGTGATTACCTACTGGCAGTCAAAGACAATCAGAAAACGTTAGCAGAAGACATCGCCCTGTTTTTCGAAAAGCCGCCTGCCGGTTATGTGCTGGATGAAGACACCCAGGTGGAAAAAGACCACGGGCGGCTCGAAACCCGCCGTTGCCGCATTTGCACCGATGTTGCTTGGTTGGAACAACGGCAGGAATGGGCAGGACTTGCCAGCATCATCTGTATCGAGTCCTGGGTCGAAAAAGCAGGAAAATCCACCTATTCCATCCGCCACTACATCTGTTCACTGGCGATGATCGCCAAGGCCGCACAATATGCCGTCCGCTCCCACTGGGCAATCGAAAACAAGTTGCATTGGGTGCTGGATGTCCTGATGCGGGAAGATTTGGCGAGAAACCGTAGCAACCATGGCGCACATAATCTCGCCATCCTGCGCCACATGGGTACTAACCTGCTGCGCAATGACAAAACCAACAAACATAGCCTCAAAGTCCGTCGTAAACAGGCAGGGTGGTCAACTGACTATCTGGCACAACTGCTGGAGCAAGTCATGTAA
- a CDS encoding glutathione S-transferase N-terminal domain-containing protein, with translation MITLYQFNSCPFCWKVKAFLNYTKIPYDVVEVTPFGMKELDFTDHKKVPVLKDGAEIVVESSAIVRYLNDKYAHLLPTPQDDEWQAWVDNTLVHYLPPLIHPNMGKSFQNLGIVMTGSKDGAAKRFFVRLAGAIVMPRVANKMKLKHSIQNPEAEFQTALAHWVDNGLAGKAFYAGEQPGLVDTSVFGILRSAQGMGVLEAAAVTNPAFGRWYEACRGVMGA, from the coding sequence ATGATAACCCTGTACCAATTCAATTCCTGCCCGTTTTGCTGGAAAGTAAAAGCCTTCCTCAACTACACCAAAATCCCGTATGACGTGGTGGAAGTGACCCCGTTTGGGATGAAAGAGCTGGATTTCACCGACCACAAAAAAGTTCCCGTACTGAAAGATGGCGCGGAAATTGTGGTCGAATCCAGTGCGATTGTGCGTTACCTCAACGACAAATACGCGCATTTGCTGCCAACGCCGCAGGATGATGAATGGCAGGCATGGGTAGATAATACCTTGGTGCATTACCTGCCGCCCTTGATCCACCCCAATATGGGCAAGTCCTTCCAAAACTTGGGAATCGTCATGACGGGAAGCAAAGACGGGGCAGCAAAACGCTTCTTTGTGCGTCTTGCAGGCGCAATAGTGATGCCGCGTGTTGCCAATAAAATGAAGCTGAAGCACAGCATCCAAAACCCTGAAGCCGAGTTTCAAACGGCGTTAGCGCATTGGGTGGATAACGGTTTGGCTGGCAAAGCCTTTTACGCGGGGGAACAACCGGGTTTGGTGGATACTAGCGTATTTGGAATATTGCGTTCGGCGCAAGGCATGGGAGTTCTGGAAGCAGCCGCTGTGACAAATCCCGCGTTTGGGCGCTGGTATGAGGCGTGTCGCGGGGTGATGGGGGCGTAA
- a CDS encoding adenylyltransferase/cytidyltransferase family protein, which produces MFKPDFDFLVFIGRFQPFHTGHQAVVATALQRAERVIVLVGSSCQPRTLRNPWTFSERESVIRAVFPEAGERLILAPLLDDTYNEQGWITRVQQSVHGITCRFPPKVGSAAPRIGLIGHSKDHSSYYLSMFPQWQSVAVENVRGVSSTPLREQYFQHGTTQGELPDAVQTWLATFRESDTFAHIASEWEFVNQYRKGWEAAPYAPTFVTVDAVVVQAGHILLIERKARPGKGQWALPGRAIA; this is translated from the coding sequence ATGTTCAAACCTGATTTTGATTTTCTGGTCTTCATTGGTCGTTTCCAGCCGTTTCATACGGGTCATCAAGCCGTGGTCGCTACGGCGTTGCAACGTGCCGAGCGCGTGATTGTGCTGGTCGGTTCGAGTTGCCAACCGCGCACTTTGCGTAATCCGTGGACATTTTCCGAGCGTGAATCTGTTATCCGTGCTGTATTTCCTGAAGCGGGCGAACGCTTGATTCTTGCGCCATTGCTGGATGACACCTACAACGAGCAAGGTTGGATTACCCGTGTGCAACAATCCGTGCATGGCATTACCTGCCGTTTCCCGCCGAAAGTGGGCAGTGCTGCGCCGCGCATTGGCTTGATCGGACACAGCAAAGACCACAGTTCCTATTACCTGTCGATGTTTCCGCAATGGCAATCGGTGGCGGTGGAAAACGTGCGCGGGGTGTCGTCTACGCCGTTGCGCGAACAGTATTTTCAACACGGTACGACGCAAGGCGAATTGCCGGATGCGGTGCAAACCTGGCTGGCAACCTTCCGTGAATCTGACACCTTTGCGCACATTGCCAGCGAGTGGGAATTCGTTAACCAATACCGCAAGGGCTGGGAAGCTGCGCCCTACGCACCGACATTTGTTACCGTGGATGCGGTGGTGGTGCAAGCCGGACACATCTTGCTGATCGAACGCAAAGCTCGCCCCGGCAAAGGGCAATGGGCATTACCCGGCAGGGCAATCGCTTGA
- a CDS encoding AAA family ATPase: MIRFPYGISNFKRIRDEDFLYLDRTQHIPVLEEAGEQLVFLRPRRFGKSLLLSTLANYYDVKTADQFQALFGGLEVGRSPTPEHNRYLILRWDFSKVSAQGSIDDIKSSLFKHLNVAIKGFIRDYTDVLQGNVEVETDALASFQSLCNSVSSSGQQLYLLIDEYDNFANEVLVRDPHNSQRYQDLLEGEGILKSLFKIIKGSAAEGKIGRVFITGVSPLVLADMTSGYNVATDISLLARFNALCGITHAELSELVSGVLQHCGQDGNQRNALLQTLKQFYNGYRFCAQTDKPLLYNPILCFYFLRHYQEECTAPRQMLDGNLMMDAARIRYLASQPSGQGVVERILDEESTITLDLLETRFGVEKLADLQQDESYLLSLLYYFGILTIVGTDMLGKLILGIPNLVTRALYVDELRQRILPAPKERHAVANMAEKFYQSADLQPLADYLEQKYFAAFNNRDYAWSNELTIKTAFLTLLFNDIYYVVDSETALQRRYADLVLVIRPSMRQYPTLKDIVLEFKYLSLSDLKLSGEQVRAQSRETLAQLPAVQTALHDALQQLQHYRAVLAEKYREPERLRCLAVVSLGFDRVVWQAL, translated from the coding sequence ATGATCCGCTTTCCTTACGGTATCAGTAATTTTAAACGTATCCGCGATGAAGATTTTTTGTATCTTGATCGCACTCAACATATTCCAGTGTTGGAAGAGGCGGGAGAGCAACTGGTTTTCCTGCGTCCGCGTCGCTTTGGTAAATCCCTGCTGCTGTCTACATTGGCGAATTATTACGATGTTAAGACGGCTGATCAGTTTCAAGCCCTGTTTGGCGGACTGGAAGTCGGGCGTAGCCCAACCCCTGAACACAACCGTTACCTGATCCTGCGTTGGGATTTTTCCAAGGTATCGGCGCAAGGCAGCATTGACGACATCAAAAGCAGTTTATTCAAGCACCTTAATGTCGCAATTAAGGGCTTTATCCGTGATTATACGGATGTGCTGCAAGGTAACGTTGAGGTTGAAACTGACGCACTCGCCTCTTTCCAGTCCCTGTGCAATAGCGTTAGTAGTAGTGGGCAACAGCTCTACCTGCTGATCGACGAATACGACAATTTCGCCAATGAAGTGCTGGTACGTGACCCGCATAACAGCCAGCGTTATCAGGACTTGCTGGAAGGCGAAGGTATTCTCAAATCATTGTTCAAAATCATCAAAGGCAGTGCGGCAGAAGGCAAAATCGGGCGCGTGTTCATTACCGGCGTATCACCGCTGGTGCTGGCGGACATGACCAGCGGCTATAATGTCGCCACCGATATTTCTTTACTGGCACGCTTTAATGCCTTGTGTGGTATTACCCACGCGGAATTAAGCGAGCTGGTAAGCGGCGTTTTGCAACATTGCGGGCAAGATGGGAATCAACGTAATGCGTTGTTACAAACCTTAAAACAGTTTTATAACGGCTACCGTTTCTGTGCTCAGACGGATAAGCCATTGCTCTATAACCCAATTTTATGTTTTTATTTTCTGCGCCATTATCAGGAGGAATGCACCGCCCCGCGCCAAATGCTCGACGGCAATCTGATGATGGATGCAGCGCGTATCCGTTACCTTGCCAGTCAGCCCAGTGGGCAGGGTGTGGTAGAGCGTATTCTCGATGAAGAAAGCACCATCACGCTTGACCTTCTCGAAACCCGTTTCGGTGTGGAAAAACTAGCTGATTTACAACAGGATGAAAGCTACCTGCTGTCGCTGCTGTATTACTTTGGCATACTCACGATTGTTGGGACGGATATGCTGGGTAAACTGATATTGGGCATCCCCAACCTCGTGACCCGTGCGTTGTATGTGGATGAATTGCGCCAGCGCATCCTGCCTGCCCCGAAGGAGCGTCACGCGGTTGCCAATATGGCAGAAAAGTTCTACCAATCCGCCGATCTCCAGCCGCTGGCGGATTATCTGGAGCAAAAATACTTCGCGGCTTTCAATAACCGTGATTATGCGTGGAGCAATGAACTCACCATCAAAACCGCATTTCTGACCCTGCTGTTCAACGATATTTACTACGTGGTCGATTCCGAAACCGCGCTGCAACGCCGCTATGCTGATTTGGTACTGGTGATCCGCCCCAGTATGCGCCAATACCCCACCCTGAAAGACATTGTGCTGGAATTCAAATACCTGTCACTCAGCGACCTCAAACTCAGCGGTGAGCAAGTACGCGCCCAATCCCGCGAAACCCTGGCGCAACTGCCAGCGGTACAAACCGCACTGCACGACGCGCTACAGCAATTGCAGCACTATCGCGCCGTGTTGGCAGAAAAATACCGCGAGCCGGAACGTTTACGCTGTCTCGCGGTGGTATCGTTGGGTTTTGATCGCGTGGTTTGGCAAGCGTTATAA
- a CDS encoding ISAs1 family transposase gives MPNLPSSAISRLLEQLSVLEDPRQQAKVLYPLPEILLLGLAGSLAGADDVVEMVRWAKLNADFLRRYYPYARGFPSHDTVSDVFNALNAKLFSELFIRWTNSLSAGEADLLNIDGKTSRRSGGNGQNPLHLVSAWANQQNLVLGQEATDQKSNEITAIPALLRKLDIEGCLITIDAMGTQKAIAKQIVEAGGDYLLAVKDNQKTLAEDIALFFEKPPAGYVLDEDTLVEKDHGRLETRRCRICTDVAWLEQRQEWVGLASIICIESWVEKAGKSTYSIRHYICSLAMIAKAAQYAVRSHWAIENKLHWVLDVLMREDLARNRSNHGAHNLAILRHMGTNLLRNDKTNKHSLKVRRKQAGWSTDYLAQLLEQVM, from the coding sequence ATGCCGAACTTGCCGTCCAGCGCTATCAGCCGCTTACTGGAACAGTTGTCAGTTTTAGAAGACCCCCGCCAGCAAGCCAAAGTTCTCTACCCCCTACCTGAAATCCTATTGCTGGGTTTGGCAGGCAGCTTAGCAGGGGCAGACGATGTGGTGGAAATGGTGCGCTGGGCAAAGCTAAACGCGGATTTCCTGCGCCGCTATTATCCCTATGCACGGGGCTTTCCCAGCCATGACACGGTGAGTGACGTGTTCAACGCGCTGAATGCTAAGCTGTTTTCGGAACTGTTTATCCGTTGGACAAACAGCCTGTCCGCAGGGGAGGCTGACCTATTGAACATTGACGGCAAAACCTCACGGCGCAGTGGTGGCAACGGGCAGAACCCTCTGCACCTGGTGTCAGCGTGGGCAAACCAGCAAAATCTAGTGCTGGGGCAGGAAGCCACCGACCAGAAATCCAATGAAATCACTGCCATCCCCGCCTTGCTACGCAAGCTCGACATTGAAGGCTGCTTGATTACCATTGATGCGATGGGGACACAAAAGGCCATCGCCAAGCAAATCGTGGAAGCAGGCGGTGATTACCTACTGGCAGTCAAAGACAATCAGAAAACGTTAGCAGAAGACATCGCCCTGTTTTTCGAAAAGCCGCCTGCCGGTTATGTGCTGGATGAAGACACCCTGGTGGAAAAAGACCACGGGCGGCTCGAAACCCGCCGTTGCCGCATTTGCACCGATGTTGCTTGGTTGGAACAACGGCAGGAATGGGTAGGACTTGCCAGCATCATCTGTATCGAGTCCTGGGTCGAAAAAGCAGGAAAATCCACCTATTCCATCCGCCACTACATTTGTTCACTGGCGATGATCGCCAAGGCCGCACAATATGCCGTCCGCTCCCACTGGGCAATCGAAAACAAGTTGCATTGGGTGCTGGATGTCCTGATGCGGGAAGATTTGGCGAGAAACCGTAGCAACCATGGCGCACATAATCTCGCCATCCTGCGCCACATGGGTACTAACCTGCTGCGCAATGACAAAACCAACAAACATAGCCTCAAAGTCCGCCGTAAACAGGCAGGGTGGTCAACTGACTATCTGGCACAACTGCTGGAGCAAGTCATGTAA
- a CDS encoding helix-turn-helix transcriptional regulator, with the protein MSSSDLADYLEQRVAMLGISRSEVARRADISRQTWYRLLSADLTDAKLSTIMRLAEALETPPLHLLRLYLGEGQTTTPLNGASNDAGGFLARTLGTPANRISPSGN; encoded by the coding sequence ATGTCAAGCAGCGATTTGGCTGATTACTTGGAACAGCGCGTGGCAATGTTGGGTATTTCGCGCTCGGAAGTGGCGCGTCGCGCCGATATATCGCGGCAAACCTGGTATCGGCTCTTGAGCGCTGATCTGACGGATGCCAAACTGTCCACCATCATGCGCTTGGCAGAAGCGCTGGAAACTCCCCCCTTGCACTTATTGCGTTTGTATTTGGGTGAGGGGCAGACAACCACACCCCTTAACGGAGCAAGCAACGATGCAGGCGGATTTTTGGCACGAACGTTGGGAACACCAGCAAATCGGATTTCACCAAGCGGAAATTAA
- the hisI gene encoding phosphoribosyl-AMP cyclohydrolase translates to MTLTETLDSLKYNSDGLIPAIAQQFDTHEVLMMAWMNRESIAETLETERVCYWSRSRNKFWRKGESSGQMQVLKEFRIDCDADTILLLVDQTGPACHTGRRSCFYNKVEGDQVVIDREVLIDPKTLYA, encoded by the coding sequence ATGACCTTGACCGAAACCCTCGATTCCCTCAAATACAATAGCGATGGCTTGATTCCCGCGATTGCTCAGCAATTCGACACGCACGAAGTGCTGATGATGGCGTGGATGAACCGTGAAAGCATTGCGGAAACGCTGGAAACCGAGCGCGTGTGTTACTGGTCGCGTTCGCGCAATAAGTTCTGGCGCAAGGGGGAATCGTCAGGGCAGATGCAGGTGTTGAAGGAGTTCCGTATTGATTGTGATGCGGACACGATTCTACTGCTGGTCGATCAGACGGGGCCTGCGTGCCATACCGGACGGCGTTCGTGCTTTTACAATAAAGTGGAAGGCGATCAGGTGGTTATTGACCGTGAAGTATTGATTGATCCTAAGACGTTGTACGCCTGA
- a CDS encoding nicotinate phosphoribosyltransferase codes for MFTNLILNTDSYKASHFLQYPAGTQVVSSYIESRGGEFPQTLFFGLQAFIKEYLLKPVTTADIDEAEALFAAHGVPFFRQGWEQIVQQHGGFLPIEIEALPEGMIVPTGNALVQIRNTDPQAFWLTSYLETALLRAVWYPTTVATLSWQVKQSIRQALETTCENPANELPFKLHDFGARGVSSHESAALGGMEHLVNFMGSDTVVALLAARKYYGADMAGFSIPAAEHSTITAWGREGEADAYANMLQQFGQAGKLLAVVSDSYDIYHAVSEIWGKQLRAQVRAIA; via the coding sequence ATGTTCACTAACTTGATTCTCAATACTGACAGCTACAAAGCCAGCCACTTTTTGCAATACCCTGCGGGGACGCAAGTGGTGTCATCCTACATCGAATCGCGTGGCGGGGAATTTCCGCAAACGCTGTTCTTTGGCTTGCAGGCATTCATCAAGGAATACTTGCTCAAACCTGTCACGACGGCAGATATTGATGAGGCGGAGGCGTTGTTTGCGGCGCACGGTGTGCCGTTTTTCCGTCAAGGCTGGGAACAAATTGTGCAGCAGCACGGTGGTTTTTTGCCGATTGAAATCGAAGCCTTACCCGAAGGCATGATTGTCCCTACCGGCAATGCGTTGGTACAAATTCGCAATACTGACCCGCAAGCGTTTTGGCTGACTTCGTATCTGGAAACGGCATTGTTGCGGGCGGTGTGGTATCCCACCACGGTTGCTACGTTGTCGTGGCAGGTGAAACAAAGCATTCGCCAAGCCCTTGAAACCACCTGCGAAAATCCGGCGAATGAATTGCCGTTCAAGTTGCATGACTTCGGCGCACGCGGGGTGTCTTCGCACGAATCTGCTGCACTCGGTGGCATGGAGCATTTGGTCAATTTCATGGGCAGCGATACGGTAGTGGCATTGCTGGCGGCGCGTAAGTATTACGGCGCGGACATGGCAGGCTTTTCGATTCCCGCTGCTGAACATTCCACCATAACCGCATGGGGACGCGAAGGCGAAGCGGATGCTTACGCCAATATGCTGCAACAATTCGGGCAAGCAGGAAAATTGCTCGCGGTGGTCTCCGATTCCTACGACATCTACCACGCCGTTTCCGAGATTTGGGGCAAGCAATTGCGGGCGCAAGTCAGGGCAATCGCTTGA